One Peribacillus simplex NBRC 15720 = DSM 1321 genomic region harbors:
- the rluB gene encoding 23S rRNA pseudouridine(2605) synthase RluB: MERLQKVIAHAGLASRRKAEELILEGKVKVNGKVVKELGVKVGPNDKVEVNEVPLEKEAPVYFLFYKPRGVISAVSDDKNRKVVTDYFPYINERIYPVGRLDYDTSGLLILTNDGEFANTLMHPKHEVDKVYVAKVKGMPLRESLKKLDKGIKLEDGKTAPAKTRVLSTDKKKETAIVEITIHEGRNRQVRRMFEAIGHPVIKLKREQYGFLTLDGLTAGDSRELTPHEVKLMRTLATTEPKQRRM, translated from the coding sequence ATGGAACGATTACAAAAGGTTATAGCACATGCTGGACTGGCTTCCCGCCGTAAAGCAGAAGAGTTGATTTTAGAAGGTAAGGTAAAAGTGAACGGCAAAGTAGTGAAGGAATTAGGTGTGAAAGTTGGGCCTAATGATAAAGTTGAGGTTAATGAAGTCCCGCTTGAAAAAGAAGCCCCGGTTTATTTCCTATTTTATAAACCGCGTGGCGTCATTTCAGCAGTTTCTGATGATAAGAATAGAAAAGTCGTAACGGACTATTTCCCTTACATTAATGAACGGATTTATCCAGTTGGCCGCTTGGATTACGATACTTCGGGCTTGTTGATTTTAACCAATGACGGGGAATTTGCAAACACGTTAATGCATCCGAAGCATGAAGTGGATAAAGTGTATGTGGCAAAAGTGAAAGGGATGCCTTTGCGTGAAAGCTTGAAAAAGTTGGATAAAGGTATCAAGTTGGAGGATGGCAAGACCGCACCAGCCAAGACAAGGGTATTGTCTACCGACAAGAAAAAGGAAACGGCGATAGTTGAAATCACAATACATGAAGGCAGGAACAGGCAAGTCCGCCGGATGTTCGAAGCAATTGGCCATCCCGTCATTAAATTGAAGAGGGAACAATATGGTTTCTTGACCTTGGACGGTTTAACAGCAGGAGATTCCCGGGAGCTGACTCCACATGAAGTTAAATTAATGCGGACTTTAGCAACGACCGAACCTAAACAGCGGAGAATGTAA